The following proteins are co-located in the Oscillospiraceae bacterium genome:
- a CDS encoding FtsW/RodA/SpoVE family cell cycle protein: MKEARKAVGRFLRTADMFLLFVSLLAASYGMVLISSATAAGGESRRHLLVQGGAILIGVVLFVLLSLVEVEMVAGFWKWILAFNVLFMCLLLVWGDGRGNNRSWLALSFLPVSIQPAELVKLGFILLLAKQMYELSQRERLNHILSIGMLGFHFAGMAGLIFYTSQDSGMIVAYACIFFAMCLGAGIHFRWFAAAGALLAGAAPLIWNSLKDYQRQRILVGFRPELDPLDYGYQSLQSKTAIGSGRLFGQGLYQGNHTQLGKIPVKESDFIFSVAGEELGLVGCLAILLLLGIIVVRCLYIATRAKTELSASVCVGVAGMILFQTIINVGMCLALTPVVGLTLPFFSYGGSSTVAVFAAMGLVSSVRRNPKHHWLKD, translated from the coding sequence GTGAAAGAGGCGCGCAAGGCGGTGGGGCGGTTTTTGCGCACGGCCGATATGTTCTTGCTGTTTGTGTCTTTGCTTGCCGCATCCTACGGCATGGTGCTCATCTCCAGCGCGACTGCCGCGGGGGGGGAGTCCAGACGGCATCTGCTGGTGCAGGGCGGCGCCATTTTGATAGGCGTCGTGCTTTTTGTGCTGCTGTCCCTCGTCGAGGTGGAGATGGTGGCGGGCTTTTGGAAGTGGATCCTTGCCTTTAACGTCCTGTTTATGTGTCTGCTCCTTGTCTGGGGCGACGGCAGAGGGAACAACCGGAGCTGGCTGGCGCTCTCTTTCCTGCCGGTCTCGATCCAGCCGGCCGAGCTCGTGAAGCTCGGGTTCATTTTGCTGCTGGCCAAACAGATGTATGAACTGTCCCAGCGGGAGCGGCTGAACCATATTCTCTCGATCGGCATGCTCGGGTTTCACTTTGCGGGCATGGCAGGGCTCATCTTTTACACCTCGCAGGACAGCGGCATGATTGTCGCTTACGCCTGCATCTTTTTCGCGATGTGCCTTGGTGCCGGGATCCACTTTCGCTGGTTTGCCGCGGCCGGAGCCCTGCTCGCGGGGGCCGCGCCGCTGATCTGGAATTCACTCAAAGACTACCAACGGCAGCGCATCCTTGTGGGCTTCCGCCCAGAACTCGATCCGCTGGACTACGGCTACCAGTCGCTGCAGAGCAAGACGGCCATCGGCAGCGGCCGGCTGTTCGGGCAGGGGCTCTACCAAGGCAACCACACACAGCTCGGGAAGATCCCCGTCAAAGAATCCGACTTTATCTTTTCGGTGGCCGGGGAGGAGCTGGGCCTCGTGGGCTGCCTCGCCATTTTGCTGTTGCTCGGCATCATCGTCGTGCGGTGCCTCTACATTGCCACCCGGGCCAAGACGGAGCTCTCCGCGTCTGTCTGCGTGGGCGTGGCGGGTATGATCCTGTTCCAAACGATCATCAACGTGGGTATGTGCTTGGCACTCACGCCGGTGGTCGGTCTGACTCTCCCGTTTTTCAGCTACGGGGGGTCGTCCACCGTGGCGGTGTTCGCCGCCATGGGTCTCGTCTCCTCCGTCCGGCGCAACCCAAAACATCACTGGCTGAAAGATTGA
- a CDS encoding helix-hairpin-helix domain-containing protein, giving the protein MRRRLTFVTLTLCALFAAFCLGYFLAGRTRPGTFSIVATPQDQPDNLPAAVSAAPPPVSTVPPSGLEAEPALGAESETETETGTPDTPAGPAIITGPEDKAAVWQPVNINRATAEELTDLPGVGPVLAERIIAWRTEHGGFSDPSQLMEVSGIGEKRYAQLKDLITTG; this is encoded by the coding sequence TTGCGGAGAAGGCTCACATTTGTCACACTGACGCTGTGCGCGCTGTTTGCCGCCTTTTGTCTCGGATACTTTTTGGCCGGCCGCACGCGACCGGGCACTTTCTCGATCGTCGCCACACCCCAGGACCAGCCGGACAATCTCCCGGCGGCCGTCTCCGCCGCGCCGCCGCCCGTGAGTACCGTGCCGCCGTCCGGACTGGAGGCGGAGCCGGCGCTTGGGGCCGAATCGGAGACGGAAACAGAGACAGGGACGCCCGATACGCCGGCGGGGCCGGCCATCATCACGGGGCCGGAGGACAAGGCCGCCGTGTGGCAGCCTGTCAACATCAACCGCGCAACAGCCGAGGAACTGACCGACCTGCCCGGCGTCGGCCCGGTGCTGGCCGAGCGCATCATCGCCTGGCGTACGGAGCACGGCGGCTTCTCCGACCCGTCGCAGCTCATGGAGGTCTCCGGCATCGGCGAAAAACGATACGCGCAGCTCAAAGATCTGATCACCACGGGCTGA
- a CDS encoding GerMN domain-containing protein, which yields MYLGTRLPKRTPAARRGAAGCLALICLLAGCQGAARPTPAPADGLTVYYVADWESGTLDQMLAPFVFDAAGAADPIAFAADRLLSAPEGDRLRSAFPAGMRVLSTSLESGALTVDLSAAPSFSGAAVTVAGACAVLTLCELPGVRTLRLTVEGQPCPEIDRALTARDFVTDSLALRPVERQLTLYFVSAATSALTRETRVVFIRENESAERYVVEELLGGPKLSGLLPLVGFDISPLSVRTEGSLCCVNLPAAFYDTEPEVPPELVLDAFVLSLTELSGIEAVQFQKDGASAFFYGSHSLAEPLTRPEIP from the coding sequence ATGTATCTGGGTACCCGTCTGCCGAAGCGAACGCCGGCCGCGCGGCGCGGCGCGGCCGGCTGTCTGGCGCTCATCTGTCTGCTGGCCGGCTGTCAGGGCGCGGCCCGGCCCACCCCCGCCCCGGCCGACGGCCTCACCGTCTACTATGTCGCGGACTGGGAGAGCGGCACTCTGGACCAGATGCTCGCACCCTTTGTATTCGACGCGGCGGGGGCGGCGGACCCCATCGCCTTTGCCGCCGACCGGCTGCTTTCGGCGCCGGAGGGCGACCGCCTGCGGTCTGCCTTTCCGGCGGGCATGCGGGTGCTGTCCACCTCGCTGGAGTCGGGCGCGCTCACGGTCGATCTCTCCGCAGCGCCTTCTTTCTCCGGCGCGGCCGTCACCGTCGCCGGTGCCTGCGCCGTTCTGACGCTGTGCGAACTGCCCGGCGTTCGCACGCTGCGGCTGACAGTGGAGGGGCAGCCCTGCCCCGAGATCGACCGCGCGCTGACCGCACGCGATTTTGTGACGGACTCTCTGGCGCTGCGGCCGGTCGAGCGTCAGCTCACGCTGTACTTTGTCTCCGCCGCCACATCGGCGCTGACGCGCGAGACGCGCGTGGTGTTTATCCGCGAAAATGAGTCCGCCGAGCGCTATGTGGTGGAAGAACTGCTGGGCGGCCCCAAGCTGTCCGGCCTGCTGCCGCTCGTGGGTTTCGACATTTCTCCCCTGAGTGTCCGGACGGAGGGCAGTCTCTGTTGCGTCAACCTGCCGGCCGCTTTCTACGACACCGAACCGGAGGTGCCGCCGGAGCTGGTGCTGGACGCCTTTGTTCTCTCTCTCACCGAACTATCCGGCATCGAGGCGGTCCAATTCCAAAAAGACGGCGCCTCGGCCTTCTTCTACGGCTCCCATTCCCTCGCCGAACCCCTGACCCGCCCGGAGATACCATGA
- the tsaE gene encoding tRNA (adenosine(37)-N6)-threonylcarbamoyltransferase complex ATPase subunit type 1 TsaE, whose amino-acid sequence MRTVSHGPDETRALGQRLGTMLDGPAVVALRGGLGAGKTAFVGGLARGLGVEDRVTSPTFALVHEYAGRLPLFHFDLYRLGGPDDLDALGWDDYLDRGGVCAVEWSERADGFWPPGTIFVTLEPHPEHLDWRVILCDHFGV is encoded by the coding sequence ATGCGGACAGTCTCGCATGGACCGGATGAGACGCGCGCCCTGGGGCAGCGGCTGGGAACCATGCTGGACGGCCCGGCCGTCGTCGCGCTGCGCGGCGGACTCGGCGCCGGCAAAACTGCCTTTGTGGGGGGGCTGGCCCGCGGCCTTGGCGTTGAGGACCGGGTGACGAGCCCTACCTTCGCGCTGGTACACGAGTATGCCGGGCGCCTGCCGCTGTTTCATTTCGACCTCTACCGGCTCGGCGGTCCGGATGACCTGGACGCGCTCGGCTGGGACGACTACCTGGACCGGGGGGGTGTCTGCGCCGTCGAATGGAGCGAACGGGCGGACGGCTTCTGGCCGCCCGGCACGATCTTCGTGACGTTGGAACCCCACCCCGAACACCTGGATTGGAGGGTCATACTCTGTGACCATTTTGGCGTTTGA
- a CDS encoding SpoIIIAH-like family protein, translated as MKIWKRNAVIMTVILFVCVALYLSWSGNRSEDGLSDEMGSFLDGADDLLQVHDVQPEAGDPLAGVDVGVIEPGTDTIVQGASPGGEADSYFAQARLSRQRARDSTLEVLNRTAGREEEDQSLRDKAAALLESLARDTLREAQIEELVKAKGFADCVAFLNESGVNIVVAPPKGGLLASDVAKIQDIVVGETTLPATAIKIVAAKM; from the coding sequence ATGAAGATCTGGAAACGCAACGCCGTGATCATGACAGTCATCCTGTTTGTGTGCGTGGCGCTGTATCTGAGCTGGAGCGGCAACCGGTCGGAGGATGGCCTGTCCGACGAGATGGGGTCCTTCCTCGACGGCGCGGACGACCTGCTGCAGGTGCACGACGTCCAACCGGAGGCGGGGGATCCACTGGCGGGTGTCGACGTCGGCGTCATCGAGCCGGGTACGGACACGATTGTACAAGGCGCCTCGCCGGGCGGAGAGGCGGACAGTTATTTCGCCCAGGCCCGGCTCTCGCGCCAGCGGGCCCGCGACAGTACGCTTGAGGTGCTAAACCGGACCGCCGGGCGCGAGGAAGAGGATCAGTCCCTGCGGGACAAGGCCGCCGCGCTGCTTGAGTCGCTGGCCCGCGACACGCTGAGAGAGGCCCAGATTGAGGAACTCGTCAAGGCCAAGGGCTTCGCTGACTGCGTGGCGTTTTTAAACGAGAGCGGCGTCAACATCGTCGTGGCCCCGCCCAAGGGCGGGCTGCTGGCCAGCGATGTGGCCAAGATCCAGGACATCGTGGTCGGCGAAACTACGCTGCCCGCTACGGCGATCAAGATCGTCGCGGCGAAAATGTGA
- a CDS encoding HAMP domain-containing protein — translation MAKKPANRRITGRYQLKIALSYIAIIVLMLVLLNSYPVLVSRDFLFRFKQESLTARADLIASSLSSLETLNAEDVGRVIEVLGDRGLSRIVVTDAEGLVVFDNAASDNARQKYVLLPEIFLALAGKDVFVSRYEDAAFESRVALPIMNPNGPFGAVYLYEYDADQAKLIRDLRSNIGGISVSIASVVIILSILMSSALARRVGALLRAIRLVREGEYSHRVLMRGRDELAFLADEFNALTGRLQKTENARRQFVSDASHELKTPLASIRLLTDSILQTENMETDTIREFVADIGDESDRLARMTEKLLALTRLDAGAFVPMIVVDLRAVASRVARRLTPLAEHYEVAVRLQLDEGCLVRGNEDDIFQAVFNLMENAIKYNKPGGLVRVSLRTRSDRAVLVVDDTGMGIPSEDLSRVFERFYRVDKARSREAGGGGLGLSIVQKTIEQYEGDITLDSRLGIGTCVTVSFPLAQQRPEDVAGDV, via the coding sequence ATGGCAAAAAAACCGGCGAACCGGCGGATCACCGGCCGGTACCAGTTGAAGATTGCTCTGTCCTACATCGCGATCATCGTGCTCATGCTAGTGCTGCTGAACAGCTACCCCGTTCTAGTGTCGCGGGATTTTCTGTTTCGTTTCAAGCAAGAAAGCCTCACCGCCCGCGCCGACCTCATCGCCTCGTCCCTCTCTTCGCTGGAAACGCTGAACGCGGAGGATGTGGGTCGGGTGATCGAGGTGCTCGGCGACCGGGGGCTCTCCCGGATCGTCGTGACGGACGCCGAGGGACTGGTCGTCTTTGACAATGCCGCCTCCGACAACGCGCGGCAAAAGTACGTTCTTTTGCCCGAAATTTTTCTGGCGCTCGCGGGCAAGGATGTCTTTGTAAGCCGTTACGAGGACGCGGCTTTCGAGAGCCGGGTCGCCCTGCCTATCATGAACCCCAATGGGCCGTTCGGCGCCGTATATCTTTACGAATACGACGCCGACCAGGCGAAATTGATCCGCGATCTGCGCTCCAACATCGGCGGCATCTCCGTGAGCATCGCTTCCGTCGTCATCATCCTGAGCATCCTGATGTCGTCCGCGCTGGCCCGCCGCGTGGGCGCGTTGTTGCGCGCCATCCGGTTGGTGCGCGAGGGGGAGTATAGCCACCGCGTCCTGATGCGCGGCCGCGACGAGCTGGCCTTCCTCGCGGACGAGTTCAACGCGCTCACGGGCCGCCTGCAAAAGACGGAAAACGCGCGGCGGCAGTTCGTGTCGGACGCCTCTCACGAACTCAAGACGCCCCTGGCCTCCATCAGACTGCTGACGGACTCGATCCTGCAGACGGAGAACATGGAGACGGACACAATCCGCGAATTTGTGGCCGACATCGGAGACGAGAGCGACCGGCTGGCCCGCATGACGGAGAAACTGCTGGCGCTCACGCGACTGGACGCGGGCGCTTTTGTCCCCATGATCGTCGTCGATCTGAGGGCGGTGGCGTCGCGGGTCGCCCGCCGGCTCACCCCGCTGGCGGAGCACTATGAGGTAGCCGTGAGGCTCCAACTGGACGAGGGCTGCCTCGTGCGGGGCAACGAGGACGATATCTTCCAGGCTGTCTTCAACCTGATGGAAAACGCCATCAAGTACAACAAGCCGGGGGGGCTGGTGCGCGTGTCCCTCCGGACTCGGAGCGACCGCGCGGTGCTCGTCGTGGACGACACCGGCATGGGCATTCCGTCAGAAGATCTGTCCCGCGTATTTGAGCGCTTTTACCGGGTGGACAAGGCCCGTTCCCGCGAAGCCGGCGGCGGCGGGCTGGGCCTCTCGATCGTGCAAAAGACCATCGAACAATATGAAGGCGACATTACGCTGGACAGCCGTCTCGGTATCGGCACTTGTGTGACGGTCAGCTTTCCGCTGGCGCAGCAGCGTCCCGAAGACGTGGCCGGGGACGTCTGA
- the upp gene encoding uracil phosphoribosyltransferase has protein sequence MSRFQLLEHPLIQHKLTILRDKDTGVKEFRESVGEIAMLMCYEATRDLPLEDVDVTTPVAGARGHVIAGKKIAVVPVLRAGLGMTDGIVRLIPTARVGHIGLYRDPDTLQPVEYYCKMPPDIGERDVLILDPMLATGGTAVAAARILKNFGCRSLRLMCILAAPEGLQAIQSAHPDVDIYACALDERLNEHGYIVPGLGDAGDRIFGTK, from the coding sequence ATGAGCCGTTTTCAGCTGCTTGAGCACCCTCTGATCCAACACAAGCTGACCATCCTGCGCGACAAAGACACCGGCGTCAAGGAGTTTCGGGAAAGCGTGGGCGAGATCGCCATGCTCATGTGCTACGAGGCGACCCGCGACCTGCCGCTTGAAGATGTCGACGTGACGACACCCGTCGCCGGCGCGCGCGGCCATGTCATCGCGGGAAAGAAGATCGCCGTGGTGCCGGTGCTGCGGGCCGGGCTCGGCATGACGGACGGCATCGTCCGCCTGATCCCCACCGCTCGGGTCGGCCACATCGGTCTGTACCGCGACCCGGACACTTTACAGCCGGTGGAATATTACTGCAAGATGCCGCCCGACATCGGCGAACGCGACGTGCTGATTTTGGACCCTATGCTGGCCACGGGCGGTACCGCTGTGGCAGCCGCTCGGATCCTCAAAAATTTCGGCTGCCGCTCTCTGAGGCTCATGTGCATTCTGGCCGCCCCGGAGGGTCTGCAGGCGATACAGTCGGCGCACCCCGACGTGGACATCTACGCCTGCGCGCTGGATGAACGTCTGAACGAACACGGCTACATCGTCCCCGGCCTGGGCGACGCCGGCGACCGCATCTTCGGCACAAAATGA
- a CDS encoding D-alanyl-D-alanine carboxypeptidase has protein sequence MGRDEKMARRARGGWVRGLCVWLVLAALAAAPPAKATAKLPPVTVTANTALLVDSDSGEILFEKNIRERAYPASLTKIMTALLALERGKLDDLLTASATAFADMVPGGSTQNIQEGEVMTLENYLYCALISSANEACNVIAEYISGSVEAFVALMNERAAQLGCENTQFVNTHGLPDENHYTTAWDIYLVTREAMKYPEFMIICNTAAKSIPPTNKWEKERALYTTNHLISNNTERQYLYYPAKGIKTGHTNAAGYCLVSSAEKNGLYFISVVMGAREEEETKRILSFVETAELFEWGFANFSVKPLLKTTEQIREVVVEKGKGKDSVMLVPQKSLEALVPNDLEASDVDRKITPNFEGAVTAPVARGQVLGTISLRYGDREFGTVALVASSDVERDEAQQVAEDFRDFFDRDWVKYTIAGVAALLILYVVFVIVYNARRRRARMRGNYRGNRRRQHRRR, from the coding sequence ATGGGGAGAGATGAAAAGATGGCGCGGCGCGCGCGCGGCGGGTGGGTGCGCGGACTCTGTGTTTGGTTGGTGCTGGCGGCCCTCGCGGCCGCCCCGCCCGCGAAGGCCACGGCAAAACTGCCGCCCGTCACTGTCACTGCGAACACGGCGCTGCTGGTCGATTCGGACTCCGGGGAGATTCTCTTTGAGAAAAACATCCGCGAGCGTGCCTACCCGGCCAGTCTGACCAAGATCATGACAGCCCTGCTCGCCCTGGAGCGCGGAAAGCTCGACGACCTTCTTACAGCCTCGGCCACGGCCTTTGCGGATATGGTACCGGGCGGCAGCACGCAGAACATACAGGAGGGCGAGGTCATGACGCTGGAGAATTATCTCTACTGCGCCCTGATCTCTTCCGCCAACGAGGCCTGCAACGTCATTGCCGAGTACATCTCCGGCAGTGTCGAGGCCTTTGTCGCGTTAATGAACGAGCGGGCGGCGCAGCTGGGCTGCGAGAACACCCAGTTTGTCAATACGCACGGCCTGCCCGACGAAAACCATTATACGACGGCCTGGGACATCTACCTCGTCACGAGGGAGGCCATGAAGTACCCCGAGTTCATGATCATCTGCAACACGGCGGCCAAATCGATCCCGCCCACCAACAAGTGGGAGAAGGAGCGGGCGCTGTACACGACGAACCATCTGATCTCCAACAACACGGAAAGACAGTATCTCTACTACCCGGCCAAGGGCATCAAGACAGGGCATACCAACGCGGCGGGGTACTGCCTTGTCTCCAGCGCGGAGAAGAACGGACTGTACTTCATCAGCGTGGTCATGGGCGCGCGGGAGGAGGAGGAAACAAAACGGATCCTCAGCTTCGTAGAGACAGCCGAACTCTTCGAGTGGGGTTTTGCCAATTTCAGCGTCAAGCCGCTGCTGAAGACGACGGAACAGATTCGAGAGGTGGTCGTCGAAAAAGGCAAAGGGAAGGACTCCGTCATGCTCGTGCCCCAGAAAAGTCTGGAGGCGTTGGTTCCAAACGATCTGGAGGCGTCGGACGTGGACCGGAAGATCACCCCGAACTTCGAGGGCGCCGTGACAGCTCCGGTGGCGCGCGGCCAGGTGCTCGGCACAATCTCCCTGCGCTATGGCGACAGAGAATTCGGCACCGTGGCGCTCGTGGCCTCAAGCGACGTGGAGCGGGACGAGGCTCAGCAGGTGGCGGAGGATTTTCGTGATTTCTTTGACCGGGACTGGGTCAAGTATACGATCGCCGGTGTGGCGGCGCTGCTCATTCTCTATGTGGTGTTTGTGATCGTCTACAACGCCCGCCGCCGCCGCGCCCGCATGCGCGGCAACTACCGCGGCAACCGCCGCCGTCAGCATCGCAGACGCTGA
- the tsaB gene encoding tRNA (adenosine(37)-N6)-threonylcarbamoyltransferase complex dimerization subunit type 1 TsaB: MTILAFDSSSLSASVAVVRDGALLAQSFQNNGLTHSQTLMPMVEALLQNARLTLADMDLIAVAHGPGSFTGLRIGVAAANGLAWGLGRPCLGVSSLEAAAQGAAHWGGLICAVQDARRGEMYNALFSSDGGVLTRLTEDRALPLTALWAEIQKKNPVLVGDGAELCYNERNGDAARLAPPHLRFPGAWGVAHLAAAHPDRDNATYATPVYLRVSGAERERAERKRKERPANTPPAAGGDSQKGTPGKSVSERNVSI; encoded by the coding sequence GTGACCATTTTGGCGTTTGATTCATCCTCGCTCTCGGCCTCCGTGGCCGTGGTACGGGACGGCGCGCTTCTCGCGCAGAGCTTTCAAAACAACGGACTCACCCACTCCCAAACCCTGATGCCCATGGTGGAGGCGCTGCTGCAAAACGCGCGCCTGACGCTCGCCGACATGGATCTGATCGCCGTGGCGCACGGACCTGGATCGTTCACCGGTCTGCGCATCGGCGTGGCCGCCGCCAACGGCCTCGCGTGGGGGCTGGGGCGACCCTGCCTCGGCGTCTCCTCGCTGGAGGCCGCCGCGCAGGGCGCGGCCCACTGGGGCGGACTCATCTGCGCCGTGCAGGACGCGCGCCGCGGCGAGATGTACAACGCGCTGTTTTCATCAGACGGCGGCGTGCTGACGCGTCTCACGGAGGACCGGGCGCTGCCGCTCACGGCACTTTGGGCCGAGATACAAAAAAAGAACCCTGTCCTGGTTGGAGACGGGGCGGAGTTGTGTTATAATGAGCGCAACGGAGACGCGGCGCGCCTGGCCCCGCCGCATCTCCGGTTCCCCGGCGCCTGGGGCGTGGCCCATCTGGCCGCCGCCCATCCGGACCGGGACAACGCCACCTATGCCACCCCGGTTTACCTCCGGGTCTCAGGGGCCGAACGGGAACGCGCCGAACGGAAGCGCAAAGAGCGGCCGGCAAATACGCCGCCGGCCGCCGGCGGCGATTCTCAAAAGGGCACGCCTGGCAAAAGCGTGTCTGAAAGGAACGTGTCTATATGA
- a CDS encoding response regulator transcription factor produces MRVLLVDDERLLVKGLKFNLEHEGYEVSCCYDGESAIRLARESAFDLIILDLMMPEVDGLEACRRIREFSAVPIIMLTARSEDTDKLIGFEYGADDYVTKPFNIMELKARIRAILRRVVVQQNQQAPPVETLQIGNITLDISRHNASVDGRSVELTAKEFDLVELLMRNPGRVYTRESLLDIVWGYEYPGDIRTVDVHIRRLREKLETSPAKPKYLLTKWGVGYFFCRP; encoded by the coding sequence GTGAGAGTGCTGCTGGTGGATGACGAGAGACTTCTGGTCAAGGGTCTCAAATTCAATCTGGAACACGAGGGATACGAGGTGAGCTGCTGCTACGACGGCGAGAGTGCGATCCGTCTGGCGCGCGAGAGCGCCTTTGATCTCATCATCCTGGACCTGATGATGCCGGAGGTGGACGGGTTGGAGGCCTGCCGCCGCATCCGCGAGTTTTCCGCCGTCCCCATCATCATGCTCACCGCACGCAGTGAGGACACCGACAAACTGATCGGTTTTGAGTACGGAGCCGACGACTACGTCACCAAGCCTTTCAACATTATGGAGCTCAAGGCGCGCATCCGGGCCATTTTGCGCCGCGTGGTCGTGCAGCAAAACCAGCAGGCGCCGCCGGTGGAGACGCTGCAGATCGGCAACATCACGCTGGACATCTCCCGGCACAACGCCTCCGTGGACGGACGTTCGGTGGAACTCACCGCCAAGGAGTTCGATCTTGTGGAGCTTCTGATGCGAAATCCCGGCCGCGTGTACACCCGCGAGAGCTTGCTTGACATCGTCTGGGGCTACGAATACCCCGGCGACATCCGGACGGTGGATGTCCACATCCGCCGCCTGAGAGAAAAATTGGAGACAAGTCCCGCCAAACCGAAATACCTGCTGACCAAGTGGGGCGTCGGTTATTTCTTCTGCCGGCCGTGA
- a CDS encoding stage III sporulation protein AG, which translates to MKTDGRLGKPGVKLPAWLSRYRYVLLIAAVGVLLLMWPVSRPTEASSSLPPVTFSLAEFEEHLAEALSAAGGVGRVRVVLTLRTDMETLLPREESVSERRSWDDGRLSDYDVRTDVKTVVSGSGGDGPMVIGRVYPEFKGALVVCDGGGDPTVCLHVVESVAALTGLGSDKIAVIPMEKSRTGRKAE; encoded by the coding sequence ATGAAGACGGACGGACGCCTCGGCAAACCGGGCGTCAAGCTCCCCGCGTGGCTGAGCCGGTACCGGTATGTGCTGCTCATCGCGGCGGTCGGCGTCCTGCTGCTCATGTGGCCCGTCTCCCGGCCGACGGAAGCGTCGTCGTCGCTGCCGCCGGTCACGTTTTCTTTGGCGGAGTTTGAAGAACATCTGGCCGAGGCGCTGTCGGCCGCCGGCGGGGTGGGGCGCGTCCGGGTGGTGCTGACGCTGCGGACCGACATGGAGACGCTGCTCCCGCGTGAAGAGAGCGTCAGCGAGCGCCGCTCGTGGGACGACGGCCGCCTCAGCGATTACGACGTCCGGACGGATGTGAAGACAGTGGTGTCCGGCAGCGGCGGAGACGGACCGATGGTGATAGGCCGTGTCTATCCGGAGTTCAAGGGCGCGCTTGTCGTGTGCGACGGCGGAGGGGACCCGACGGTTTGTCTACACGTGGTGGAGTCGGTGGCGGCGCTCACCGGACTCGGCAGCGACAAGATAGCCGTGATCCCCATGGAAAAAAGCAGGACAGGGAGGAAAGCAGAATGA